The Streptomyces sp. R28 region AGCAGTACGTCCCGCCCGCCCTGCTGCCGGCGCAGCGAGCCGGTGCTCACCGCGTCGATCCCGGCCTCCGCCGCCACCTCCTCGATGGACGAGCCGAGCGAGGGGTGCGGGCTCAGCTCGACGAAGTAGCGGTAGCCGTCGTCCAGCATGCGGCGGATAGTGTCCGCGAAGCGGACCGGCTCACCGAGGTTGGCGTACCAGTAGGCGGGGTCCAGGCGGTCTCCGGGCACGGGTTCCGCCAGCACCGTCGAGTAGAGCGGGGTCCGGGTGAGCGCGCCCCGGACACTGGACAGACGGTCGAGCAGCCCGCCGCGGACCGGCGCCATGAGCGGGGTGTGGGAGGCGAACGGCGTCGACAGGGACCGGGCCTTGATCCCCTGCCCGTCGAGGCTCCGCCGCAGCTCGGCCAGTGCGTCGCTGTCGCCGGAGACGGCCGTGGAGTAGGGGCTGTTGACGGCGGCGACGAACAGCCGGTCGGCGTAGGGCGCGAGCAGTTCCTCGACGCGCGGGCGCGGCAGGTCCAGGGACAGCATGCCGCCCTTGCCCGCGACCGGGACGACCGCCTGGGCGCGCCCCGTCACCACGGTCACGGCGTCGTCCAAGGTCAGAGCGCCCGCGCTGTACGCGGCGGCGATCTCGCCCAGGCTGTGGCCGGTCACGGCGTCCGGGGTGACGCCGAGCGAGCGCCAGGCGGTGGTCAGGGCCGCGTTCACCGCGAACAGGGTCGGCTGCAGATATTCGGTCCGTTCCAGCGGGGAGAACTCCTCCGGTGCCCGCAGCGCGTTGAGCACCGACCAGCCGGCGTGCCGCTCGACCGCCTCGTCGATCCGGGTCAGCTCGTCACGGAACGCCTCCGACTGGGTCATCAGGTCCAGGCCCATGCCGGGCCACTGGCCACCGTGTCCGGCGTAGACGAAGGCGACCTTGTCCGACTGCTCCTCCCGGAGCGGAGGCAACGGCACCCGCCCGGCCGCCAACTCAGCGAGTACGGACCGCAGTTCCTCCCCCTCCTCGGCGAGAACCGCCACGCGCCGCTCGAAGTGGCTGCGGTGGCGGGCCAAGGTGTGGGCGATGTCCGGCAGCGCGGCATCGGCGCGCTCAGCGTCGTCGTCCCCGGAGAGGTGGCGGGCCAGCGCCGCGGCCTGTCCGCGCAGACCCGCCTCGCTCCGCCCCGACAGGACGAACAGGCGCTTGCCCGGCGGGAGTTCGGCCGTCGACGGTTCGGGCTCGGAGTCCAGCTGCGGGGCTTCCTCGACAATGACGTGCGCGTTCGTTCCGCTGATCCCGAAGGCGCTGACGCCCGCACGCCGTACCCGCTCCGCCGACGCGGGCCAGGGCGCCGGCTCCCGCAGCAGGTGCAGCCCGCTGTCCGCCCAGTCGACGTGACGGCTGGGCGTGTCGGCGTGCAGGGTGCGCGGGAGGGCTTCGTTGTGCAGTGACTGCACGACCTTGATCAGGCCGACCACGCCCGAAGCCGCCTGTGCGTGCCCGATGTTGGACTTCAACGAGCCCAGGTGGAGGGGGCGGCCTTCGGGACGTGAGGCGCCGAAGACCTCCGCGAGGGCGTTCGCCTCGATCGGGTCGCCCAGGCTCGTGCCCGTGCCGTGTGCCTCGACGTGGTCGATGTCGGCGGGCCGGAGTCCGGACCGCTCCAGCGCGCGCCGGATCACCTGCTCCTGCGCGGGGCCGTTCGGCGCGGACAGGCCCTGGCTGCGGCCGTCCTGGTTGACGGCGGTGCCGCGCAGCACGGCCAGGACCCGGTCGCCGTCACGCCGGGCGTCGCTCAGTCGTTTCAGTACGACCATGCCGGCGCCCTCGGCCCAGATGGCGCCGTCGGCGGCGTCGGAGAAGGAGCGGCAGCGGCCCGTCGGCGACAGCCCGCGCAGCCGGCTGAACTCGACGAAGGTCTGCGGCGTGACCATCAGGGTGACGCCGCCGGCGAGCGCCAGATCGCACTCGCCCGCGCGCAGCGCCTGCGCCGCCAGATGCACGGCCACCAGCGACGACGAGCACGCGGTGTCCACCGTCAGCGCGGGACCGTTCAGCCCGAGCGTGTACGCGAGTCGGCCCGAGGCGACGCTCAGCGCGGAGCCCGTACCGACGTATCCGTCCAGTTGGTCGAGCCGGGTGCCGGACAGGTAGTCGCTGCCGAACATCCCGACGTACACGCCGGTGGTGCTGCCGGCCAGTTCGCCGGGCACGATTCCGGCGCCCTCCAGCGACTCCCAGGCCGTCTCCAGCAGCAGTCGCTGCTGCGGGTCCATGGCCGCCGCCTCCTTCGGGGTGATGCCGAAGAAGCCCGCGTCGAAGGAGACGATGTCGTCGAGGAAGCCGCCCTCGCGGGCGTAGGACTTGCCGAGCGCGTCCGGGTCGGGGTCGTACAGCGACTCGACGTCCCACCGCCCCGCCGGGAACGGTCCGACGGCGTCCCGGCCCTCCGCGACCAGCCGCCACAGTCCCTCGGGGTCCCGCACTCCGCCGGGCAGCCGGCAGGCCATGGCGACGAGGGCCACCGGCTCGTCCGACGAAGCTGAGGACGTGGGCGCGGGCACGGGCGCGGGCACGGCCTGGTGGCGCGTGCGGCCTGTTGTCGCCAGGGCGCCGGCCAGCAGGTACTCGGCGAGCCGGGTGGGCGTGGGGTGGTCGAAGAGGAGGGTGGCGGGGAGTTTGCTGCCGATGCGGGTGCTGATGCGGTTGCGCAGGTCGACCGCCGTCACCGAGTCCATGCCGAGGTCGCGCAGCGGCTGGTCGGGGCGGACGGACTCCGCCGAGCGCAGGCCGAGCGTGTGGGCGGCCTCCTCGCGGACGAGGGCGAGGACGCGTGCGGAACGTTCGGGCTCCGGCAGCCGCGCCAGGCGGTCCGCCAGGGTGTGGGTGCCGGCCCGGCCGGGGCGGGGCGCGGGGAGCAGGGAGCGCCACACGGCGCCTGCCGGTGCGGCGGCTCGCAGCCGGGGCAGGTCCAGCGCCCAGGCGACGAGGTGAGCGGCGTCGTGCCGCAGGGACAGCTCGGTCAGCTCGCGGCCCTGCTCGGGGGTGAGGGCGCGGTGGCCGAGGCGGGCCATCCGCTGGAGGTCTGCGTGCTCGGCGGCGAGCCCTTCCCCCGCCCAGGCGCCGAAGGAGACGGACACGCCCGGCAGCCCCAAGGCGCGTCGGTGGTGGGCGAGTTGGTCGAGGAAGACGTTCGCGGCCGCGTAGTTGGCCTGGCCGGCGTTGCCGATGACCCCCGCGGCCGAGGAGACCAGGAGGAAGAGGTCGAGCGGGTGGTCGGCGGTGAGCCGGTGCAGATGGGCGGCGCCGTCGACCTTGGGGCGCAGCACCTGCGCGAGGCGTTCGGGGGTGAGCTCGGCTACCACACCGTCGGCGAGGACTCCGGCACAGTGGGCGATGCCGCGCAGGGGCGAGTCGTCGCCGATACGGGCCAGTACGCCCGCCACCGCCGCCGCGTCCGCGATGTCGCACGCGGCGACCTCGACCTCGGCGCCCAGTGCGGTCAGCTCGGCGGTGACTTCGGCCGCGCGGGGGTCCTCGGAGCCCTGACGGGACGTCAACAGCAGGCGCGGGGCACCGTTCTGGGCGAGCAGTCGGGCGATGTGGCGGCCTACCGCGCCGAGACCACCGGTGATCAGCACGGTGCCGTCGGCGGGGATCAGGGCGCGACTGCCGGATGGCGCGGGACGGGCCCGGATCAGCCGAGGGGCGAGAAACTCGGCTTCCCTCAGGGCGAGTTCAGGCTCATCGCAGTGCGCAACGGCGGAGAGCGACGACCGTACGTCACCGTCGTGGTCGAGGTCGAGCAGGGTCAGGCCGAGGCCGGGATGTTCGCTCCGGGCGCCGCGGGCCAGGCCCCACAACACTGACTGGGCGAGCCCGAGAACCGTGTCCCCCTCGGCCGCTGCGACCGCTCCGCGGGTCACCCAGATGGTGCGGGTGGGTGCCTGATCCGGCGGAAGGGCGATCAGCGCCTGCAGTTCGGCCAGGGCCGTGGCCGCCAACTCGTGGGCTGCGACGGCCGGTTCGGTGTCGGTCGACGGGCGAGGCCAGCATCGCAGGACGATGTCGGCGCCCTCGTCGGTGACCTGGACGCCAGCCGCGCTCAGGCCGCGCTGGGCCGCCGCGACCGCGGGGTCCGACGGGTCGCCGTGCACGGCCCAGACGGAGCCAGGAGGCCCGGCCGGCTTCTCCGGTACGGCAGTCCACGCCACCTCGTACAGGTGCCGGCCGTTGCGCGAGCCGCTGTTCAAGTCGGCGGCGTTCGCGGAGCGCAGGCGTACGCCCTCAAGGCGGCCCGCCGGGAAGCCGTCGGCGTCCCACAGGCTGACGTCCAGGGTGAGGTCCGCGCCGGAGTCACCGGGGCCGCCGGAGCTTCCGGAGCCGCCGGTCCGGCGTACGGACGCGGTCAGGTCCGTCGCCCCGCCGGGCGGCAGGACACAGCGGGCCACGGCGACCGGCAGCAGGACCCGCCGGTCGCTGGTCTCGAGGGCGGCGGCCACTTGGAGGGCGGCGTCCAAGAGCGCCGGGTGCACCGGGTAGGGGTCGGCCCCGTCTCGGGCCACAGGCGGCAGGGAGAGGCGGGCCAGCACGGTTCCGTCGCCGGTCGCGGCGGCCTGTCGTACGCCCTGGAAGGCAGGGCCGTAGCCGAGACCGAGTCCGCTCAGGCGCTCGTAGGTGTCCTCGCCCCAGGCCGGTTCGGCCGTCTCGGGCCACGTCGGAGGCTCATCGACCGGCAGGGCGTTCGACTCGGCGGCGGAGGCGGTCGCGTGCAGGGTCCAGTCCGTGGGTTCCTGGCCACGCGGGCGGCTGTGGACCGTGATCTCGGGGACGGTCCCGGCGGTCACCACCTCCACGGACACCTCGACCGTGCCGCTGCCGGGCAGGGTGAGGGGTGCCAGGAGGAGCAGATCGGTGACGTCGGCCGGGGTGTCCGGGCGGGCCACGGCGAGCGCGGCCCGGCAGAGTTCGATCAAGGTGGTGCCCGAGACCACGGTCCGGCCGAAAACGGTGTGGTCGGGCAGCCAGTCGGCGGTGGCGGGAGACCACTCGTTGCGGAAGGTCCAGCGGGTCTCGTCCGCCGACTGGAGCTGGATGCCGAGCAACGGGTGGGCGGCGCGGTCGAACAGGCCGGGGGCGATGGCGGAGGCGGCGGGCTCGATCCAGTGGCGCTGTGCGTCCCAGGCGTACGTCGGCAGGTCCGCGGGAGCCGTGTGCGGGACCAGGCGGCGCCAGTCGATCTTCCGTCCGTGGACGTGGAGTTCGGCCGCGGCGCGGTCCAGGCAGGCGGGGCCGTCCTCGTCGCGGCGGAGGGAGCCGATCGCGACCAGGTCCTCGTCGATGGTGTGCAGGGCGGTGAGCAGGGAGGGGTGCGGGCCGAGTTCCACGAAGCAGCGGTAGCCGTCGGCGGCCATGCGCTCGACGGTGGGCGCGAAGCGGACGGGTTCGCGCAGGTTCGTGTACCAGTAGTCGGCTTCGAGTTCCTCGGTGACCGGCTCGGCCGTGACCGTGGAGTACCAGGCTACGGACGTGGGGCAGGTGGTGACGCCGTCGAGCTCGTCGAGGATCGTGGTGCGGACCGGCTCGACCTGGGCGCTGTGGGAGGCGTAGTCGACGTCGAGGCGACGGGCGAAGACCTGCTGCCGGTCGAGTTCGGCGAGCAGGTCTTCCACCGCGTCCACGGCACCGGCGATCACGGTCGAGCGGCCGCTGTTCACGGCGGCGACACCGATCTGGTCGCCGTGACGGGCCAGGTGGGCCTCGACCTCGGTGTGCGGCAGGGCGACGACCGCCATCGTGCCGGTGCCGGACAGCTCGGTCAGGGCCTGGCTGCGCAGGGCGACCACCGCCGCCGCGTCGTTGAGGCTGAGCGCCCCTGCGACGCAGGCCGCGGCGACCTCGCCCTGGCTGTGTCCGACGACCGCGTCCGGCCGTATGCCGCGAGCGCGCCACACGGCGGCGAGCGACACCATCACCGCGAAGAGCGCCGGCTGGACGACGTCGACGCGGTCCAGGGCCGGAGCGCCCGGGTCGCCGCGCAGGACTGATGTCACCGACCAGTCGGTGAACGGGCGCAGAGCGGCGTCGCAGCGGTCGAGTTCGTCGGCGAACACCGGGTCACGGTCGAGGAGATCGCGCGCCATGCCGGCCCACTGGGACCCTTGCCCGGGGAAGACGAACGCCAGCTTGCCTGCGGGTGCGCACTGTTGGGGGCCGATCATCAGGTCGGCATCGACATCGGCATCGGTGTCGACGTCGGGTCGGGCGGCGGCGCGGGCGGCGGGCTGGGGCTCGGTCAGTGCGCGCAGGGCGGTGAGCAGTTCGGCCCGGTCGCTCGCCCGGGCGACGGCTCGGTGCTCGAAGTGGGTGCGGTGGTGGGCCAGGGTCGCCGCCACGGCGGCAAGCGGCAACTCGGGCTGCCGGTCGAGGGTTTCGAGCAGGCGGCCGGCCTGCGCACGGAGTGCGGGCAGGGTGCGGGCGGAGAGCGGGAAGAGGGTCGTGCCGGGGAGGTCACGGGGCGGCTGCGGCTGCTCCTCGGGTGCTTCCTCCAGCACCACATGGGCGTTCGTGCCGCTGATCCCGAACGCGCTCACCCCGGCACGCCGCACCCGCTCGGGATCCCGCGGCCAGGCCTGGGGCGCGGTGAGGACGCGCAGACCGCTGTGCGCCCAGTCGATGTACTCGGTCGGGGTCTCGGCGTGCAGGGACGCCGGCATCCGTTCGTGGCGGAGGGCCAGTACGGTCTTGATGACGCCGGCGATGCCCGCGGCGGCCTGGGTGTGGCCGAGGTTGGATTTCAGGGAGCCGACGCCGAGGGGGCGGTCGGCGGGACGGTCGGGGCCGAAGACGGCGGCCAGGGCGCGGCCCTCGATGGGGTCGCCCAGGCGGGTGCCGGTGCCGTGCGCCTCGATGTGGTCCAGGTCGTGCGGCTGGAGCCCGGCGTCGGCGAGGGCGGCGTGCAACACCCGTTCCTGGGCGGGGCCGTTGGGGGCGCTGAGGCCCTGGCTACGGCCGTCCTGGTTGATCGCCGAGCCCTTGACGACCGCGAGGATCCGGTCGCCGTCGCGGCGTGCGTCCGCCAGCCGCTTCAGCAGCACCACACCGCAGCCCTCGGCCCACACCACGCCGTCGGCGTCCGCCGAGAACGGACTGCACCGCCCGGACGGCGACAGACCACGCAGCCTGCTGAACTCGACGTGCCCGCGCGGGGTCACCAGCAGCGTCGCGCCGCCCGCCAGGGCGAGGTCGCACTCGCCGGCCGCCAGCGCCCGCGCCGCCACGT contains the following coding sequences:
- a CDS encoding SDR family NAD(P)-dependent oxidoreductase: MPAHESPKQSPEPSLTTPQGVRAWLESAVAEAAGLDSTAVAPDRPIAELGLGSRQLVTLAAELSALTGRTLDPSLVFNHPTIAALADAVFAESVLDAASARTPVAVPAAHGRPARVDDDIAIISMACRFPGGADDPEALWRLLAAGEDAVTEVPTGRWDTQGLHDPDPEATGKAYSLRGGYLRGIDRFDASFFGISPREAAAMDPQQRLLLQTGWEAIERAGIVPDTLNGSSTGVYIGLYDSGYLASAALDQLDGHVGTGSSAGVASGRIAYTLGLQGPAVTVDTACSSSLVALHVAARALAAGECDLALAGGATLLVTPRGHVEFSRLRGLSPSGRCSPFSADADGVVWAEGCGVVLLKRLADARRDGDRILAVVKGSAINQDGRSQGLSAPNGPAQERVLHAALADAGLQPHDLDHIEAHGTGTRLGDPIEGRALAAVFGPDRPADRPLGVGSLKSNLGHTQAAAGIAGVIKTVLALRHERMPASLHAETPTEYIDWAHSGLRVLTAPQAWPRDPERVRRAGVSAFGISGTNAHVVLEEAPEEQPQPPRDLPGTTLFPLSARTLPALRAQAGRLLETLDRQPELPLAAVAATLAHHRTHFEHRAVARASDRAELLTALRALTEPQPAARAAARPDVDTDADVDADLMIGPQQCAPAGKLAFVFPGQGSQWAGMARDLLDRDPVFADELDRCDAALRPFTDWSVTSVLRGDPGAPALDRVDVVQPALFAVMVSLAAVWRARGIRPDAVVGHSQGEVAAACVAGALSLNDAAAVVALRSQALTELSGTGTMAVVALPHTEVEAHLARHGDQIGVAAVNSGRSTVIAGAVDAVEDLLAELDRQQVFARRLDVDYASHSAQVEPVRTTILDELDGVTTCPTSVAWYSTVTAEPVTEELEADYWYTNLREPVRFAPTVERMAADGYRCFVELGPHPSLLTALHTIDEDLVAIGSLRRDEDGPACLDRAAAELHVHGRKIDWRRLVPHTAPADLPTYAWDAQRHWIEPAASAIAPGLFDRAAHPLLGIQLQSADETRWTFRNEWSPATADWLPDHTVFGRTVVSGTTLIELCRAALAVARPDTPADVTDLLLLAPLTLPGSGTVEVSVEVVTAGTVPEITVHSRPRGQEPTDWTLHATASAAESNALPVDEPPTWPETAEPAWGEDTYERLSGLGLGYGPAFQGVRQAAATGDGTVLARLSLPPVARDGADPYPVHPALLDAALQVAAALETSDRRVLLPVAVARCVLPPGGATDLTASVRRTGGSGSSGGPGDSGADLTLDVSLWDADGFPAGRLEGVRLRSANAADLNSGSRNGRHLYEVAWTAVPEKPAGPPGSVWAVHGDPSDPAVAAAQRGLSAAGVQVTDEGADIVLRCWPRPSTDTEPAVAAHELAATALAELQALIALPPDQAPTRTIWVTRGAVAAAEGDTVLGLAQSVLWGLARGARSEHPGLGLTLLDLDHDGDVRSSLSAVAHCDEPELALREAEFLAPRLIRARPAPSGSRALIPADGTVLITGGLGAVGRHIARLLAQNGAPRLLLTSRQGSEDPRAAEVTAELTALGAEVEVAACDIADAAAVAGVLARIGDDSPLRGIAHCAGVLADGVVAELTPERLAQVLRPKVDGAAHLHRLTADHPLDLFLLVSSAAGVIGNAGQANYAAANVFLDQLAHHRRALGLPGVSVSFGAWAGEGLAAEHADLQRMARLGHRALTPEQGRELTELSLRHDAAHLVAWALDLPRLRAAAPAGAVWRSLLPAPRPGRAGTHTLADRLARLPEPERSARVLALVREEAAHTLGLRSAESVRPDQPLRDLGMDSVTAVDLRNRISTRIGSKLPATLLFDHPTPTRLAEYLLAGALATTGRTRHQAVPAPVPAPTSSASSDEPVALVAMACRLPGGVRDPEGLWRLVAEGRDAVGPFPAGRWDVESLYDPDPDALGKSYAREGGFLDDIVSFDAGFFGITPKEAAAMDPQQRLLLETAWESLEGAGIVPGELAGSTTGVYVGMFGSDYLSGTRLDQLDGYVGTGSALSVASGRLAYTLGLNGPALTVDTACSSSLVAVHLAAQALRAGECDLALAGGVTLMVTPQTFVEFSRLRGLSPTGRCRSFSDAADGAIWAEGAGMVVLKRLSDARRDGDRVLAVLRGTAVNQDGRSQGLSAPNGPAQEQVIRRALERSGLRPADIDHVEAHGTGTSLGDPIEANALAEVFGASRPEGRPLHLGSLKSNIGHAQAASGVVGLIKVVQSLHNEALPRTLHADTPSRHVDWADSGLHLLREPAPWPASAERVRRAGVSAFGISGTNAHVIVEEAPQLDSEPEPSTAELPPGKRLFVLSGRSEAGLRGQAAALARHLSGDDDAERADAALPDIAHTLARHRSHFERRVAVLAEEGEELRSVLAELAAGRVPLPPLREEQSDKVAFVYAGHGGQWPGMGLDLMTQSEAFRDELTRIDEAVERHAGWSVLNALRAPEEFSPLERTEYLQPTLFAVNAALTTAWRSLGVTPDAVTGHSLGEIAAAYSAGALTLDDAVTVVTGRAQAVVPVAGKGGMLSLDLPRPRVEELLAPYADRLFVAAVNSPYSTAVSGDSDALAELRRSLDGQGIKARSLSTPFASHTPLMAPVRGGLLDRLSSVRGALTRTPLYSTVLAEPVPGDRLDPAYWYANLGEPVRFADTIRRMLDDGYRYFVELSPHPSLGSSIEEVAAEAGIDAVSTGSLRRQQGGRDVLLRGLGELYTAGHTPDWPALFPAGRRVDLPTYAFARERHWLAPAPATATGASPLLGTHVEASDETDRHIFQSEVDLRDSRFAYLTDHKVTGEVWLPGAAFLDMALEAASAVQDGGDVRLADVRFVQPLRLDDSRPTRLQLVLRPAVDGFRDFTIASASTGGGQRARWERHVGGRIAATPAEPTVEPSEPLATLRGRCTEQVDLPSVYAALAALGIDYGPAFRGLESGHRTRSTALARLSDKPAAGHLLHPAVLDAAFHAAALPADAPQGRAFVPVGVGRLRHTGLRTTPVWVACELRSVSGDTATLDLRLYDEKDQLLLEAEEFELAALSPLEGALFETGWQPRPSANETPAQGSWLILADESGVAAGLVERLGGSAPCVIARRGEEFAAESPGRYVLDPADPQHLARLFDEAFASEPPARVVQLSALDAPAIEDAHTAEEAARLCCLSTLHLVRTLAGRAPGPAPRLFVVARGSQAAGDTGDTGDSTQVTAPQQALAWGFGLAVAQEHPELRTTLVDLPPTDGADALWTQLRHADDERLVALRGAGRLVPRLTRTRPDDGGHGVITPDGVYLITGGLGGLGRVVAERLVRRGARRLALMSRSTPSADSAGWIRDLEARDVTVHLARADVADRDGLTAALDAVRHELGPITGVVHAAGVLDDATIANLTDERVLRVLAPKVLGTTLLTELTPDAKDFVLFASAAGLLGSAGQSPYSAANAFLDAWAHHLSRTDRRALSLDWGAWSGVGMVSASGAREAETARSGLVAFSAQDGGELFDRVLATARRQLAPLALDWEMLALDPDAARTRPILADLITAPTGTPGTDDLVKKVFAATTGTERAVRLEAYVRARVGEVSGGAVQVSATTALKELGLDSLMLVRLRNAFARELGVELPVATVFSAADIRGLAQALGTALPERETTTREQPARAPEVPETALHPATRDVVRLLRSAQPDMPGAAHAVGLAVRLTTPTTRETLTGILTRLTARHAALRTAVVTADEGGRQLRVDRELPEPLLRWTVVAEDIALDAADRLRELLEPPFDLAAAPLWRFELLDGGERGQILVYGAHHAVSDLQSLLLVAGEIDAELSGDTLGDTVTNRDIDLLIDAQQTGERATGSAEAGDWREAFHDSARLDLTLSRPRPQSRSYRAGSVTVPIPDGLMDRISTAASRLAVTPAAFCLGALTVLLARKRERERFVLAVPVDTRVHADAYDAVGFFGVPVPFPAEANAGERMEEVLRRTDGRLERLLAKGAMFSDVLPVLARQGLYRANAPLVEVYFNYVRAARGLTGLEVLPAGTGYSDLDLMISMTPDAGRIRLDHNLDILDAATATELGEELLALFAETAEDPTGPVRPTRTGPVDTTRTGPVDTKGTGPVDATLTPIEIPEAGPTTAPPPPTLALAATFALGNLPLMCETAINASVPADSATTVAEAPYHHVLASLRDPSGVFADPATTLGVALLRATDLQRFGPVDDALLAELRTAYPAALRAVAERTRKPLIVGFLPAVQGEDRFSRWEREIAAELADVPGIAVLGPDDWTRHHPIGERFDERTERLAHLPFTPHFQAAVALCLAEAVRAVRRPAPKVIAVDGDETLWGGVAGETGPEAVDLSGPRALLARRLLQWRAAGALLVLVSNNDEDTVRAVLDRPDSPLKAEHFSVLSAAWDPKPARLAEAARTLNLGPDSFLFLDDNPAEIAKMRAALPQVLSVTCPPTAELPEFLGRLWPLVPVAATAEDSLRARFYEEERERDAVREQAGFEEFLDRLELEVDIRSLSDADVPRAEQLVRRTNQFTLRARSTDGGDVARWREDGEVWTAAARDRFGDYGQIGLLALRREGDQLDVLAWLMSCRALGRGVEERLLQWLADRAEELDCAKVRLTAQRTPRNAPARRLLSALGGGDQEHERLEAVVTPEQLRTFRSWRRP